A portion of the Ricinus communis isolate WT05 ecotype wild-type chromosome 10, ASM1957865v1, whole genome shotgun sequence genome contains these proteins:
- the LOC8258647 gene encoding uncharacterized protein LOC8258647, translating into MFGCECFYWNQVTDYEFHNPQPFSLPAPIPKWPQGKGFATARINLGELDVIKITQFESVWSCNLLHGKKKRITFYRPIGIPDGFYCLGYYCQSNDQPLRGFVLVASDSNAHKPEPDHIHNSKSDCPALRKPHNYSLIWSTNPENDGDTGYFWLPNPPKGYKAMGIVVTNSPEEPDVEEVRCVRADLTEKCKTCDQIFSSESKTFKNQFQVWNTTPCKRGMCAKGVSVGTFYCGTYLNSGDDLIEVACLKNLDSTLHAMPNLEQIHALIKHYGPTVYFHPDEEYLPSSVQWFFKNGALLYQDSKPTGESIDYRGLNLPSGGENDGEYWIDLPSKDEARENIKRGDLESAELYVNVKPAIGGTFTDIAMWIFCPFNGPATLKVGLMSIPMTKIGQHVGDWEHYTLRISNFTGELWQAFFSEHSGGRWVDASDLEFIEDNKIIVYSSKHGHASFPHPGTYLQGSTKLGIGVRNDVARSKYYIDSSTKYQLIAAEYLGDGVVKEPCWLQYMREWGPTIVYDSRSEADKIINLLPFFVRFSVDVLFDLFPTELYGEEGPTGPKEKDNWLGDEIC; encoded by the exons ATGTTTGGTTGTGAGTGTTTTTATTGGAATCAAGTTACTGATTATGAGTTTCACAATCCTCAACCTTTCTCTTTGCCTGCTCCTATTCCTAAGTGGCCTCAAG GTAAAGGATTTGCTACTGCAAGAATAAACCTAGGAGAGTTAGATGTCATCAAAATTACACAATTTGAGAGTGTATGGAGCTGCAACCTATTgcatggaaaaaagaaaagaatcacATTTTATAGACCTATTGGGATCCCTGATGGTTTTTACTGCCTAGGCTACTACTGCCAGTCCAATGACCAACCATTGCGAGGGTTTGTTCTTGTGGCTAGTGATTCCAATGCTCATAAGCCTGAACCTGACCACATCCACAATTCAAAATCAGACTGTCCTGCTCTAAGAAAGCCCCACAACTACTCTTTGATTTGGAGTACCAATCCTGAAAATGATGGTGATACTGGATACTTTTGGCTGCCAAACCCCCCGAAAGGTTATAAGGCTATGGGCATTGTTGTCACAAACAGTCCTGAGGAGCCAGATGTTGAAGAAGTTAGATGTGTTCGAGCAGATCTTACAGAAAAATGCAAAACCTgtgatcaaatattttcttcagAGTCAAAAACCTTCAAGAACCAATTTCAGGTTTGGAACACAACACCCTGCAAAAGGGGAATGTGTGCTAAAGGTGTTTCTGTGGGAACATTCTACTGCGGTACCTACTTGAATTCTGGAGATGATCTGATAGAGGTTGCATGCTTGAAGAATCTTGACAGCACCCTACACGCAATGCCAAATCTGGAACAGATTCATGCACTCATTAAGCACTATGGTCCTACTGTATATTTCCATCCCGATGAAGAGTACTTGCCATCATCAGTACAGTGGTTCTTCAAAAATGGAGCACTTCTATACCAAGACAGCAAGCCGACGGGTGAATCAATTGACTATAGGGGCTTGAACTTGCCTAGTGGAGGGGAAAATGATGGTGAATATTGGATAGATTTGCCAAGCAAAGACGAAGCAAGGGAGAACATTAAAAGAGGAGATTTAGAGAGTGCTGAGCTCTATGTTAACGTGAAGCCAGCAATTGGAGGAACTTTTACTGATATTGCAATGTGGATATTTTGTCCCTTCAATGGACCAGCCACACTTAAAGTTGGACTAATGAGTATACCTATGACCAAGATTGGGCAACATGTGGGTGACTGGGAACACTATACCCTTCGCATAAGCAACTTCACTGGAGAACTATGGCAAGCCTTCTTCTCCGAGCACAGTGGTGGCCGATGGGTGGATGCTTCTGACTTGGAGTTCATTGAAGATAACAAGATAATTGTTTACTCATCAAAGCATGGTCATGCTAGCTTCCCTCATCCTGGTACTTATCTTCAAGGGTCAACAAAGCTTGGAATTGGAGTGAGAAATGATGTTGCTCGAAGcaaatattatatagattCAAGCACAAAGTATCAGCTTATTGCTGCAGAGTATCTTGGAGATGGAGTTGTCAAAGAACCATGTTGGTTGCAGTACATGAGAGAATGGGGTCCAACCATTGTATATGACTCACGGTCTGAAGCCGATAAGATCATTAATCTTCTTCCATTTTTCGTCCGATTTTCAGTGGATGTTCTCTTTGACCTGTTCCCGACGGAACTTTATGGCGAGGAAGGGCCAACTGGACCAAAGGAAAAAGATAACTGGCTGGGAGATGAAATATGCTAG
- the LOC8258648 gene encoding F-box/FBD/LRR-repeat protein At1g13570, whose amino-acid sequence MERIYVGSGLDRISDLPSNVIDHILACLPFKDAVRTSTLSKKWKEKWHMVPQIVVDKNFFHERSQRKLEGIINYILARHEGTIEKFSLSVEEVNNYYNLKLWIWWLSQKSIQELTLLIWDGRRNEMPSGLFSCQQLRKLNLRYFEVTPAHSFKGFRNLVSLQLDKVKIATALLERLIASCPLLERLRVRNLSYIDHLHINVPTLKYFSVDGEFKSICFNTPVLEVLSINLYEIGSGNNQFDLRFKLRGLPPAIKELYVRCQFQKFLAAGDAIFTEVSTSYSHLRTLGLGSFCFANMDQVSCLLSLIGSSHNLEILDITACNCKNEQVPEPVLEFWEEQHDFSLSLNHLRKATVRSFHGKDHEMRFVKSVLSNSPLLKEMTVECTRNPNFDEDEIRAELLFLCPASTEFTFIGGKYDSSSDLDESSPDSD is encoded by the exons ATGGAGAGGATTTATGTCGGTTCTGGTTTAGACAGAATCAGTGACCTCCCGAGCAATGTGATAGATCACATCCTAGCATGTTTGCCTTTCAAAGATGCTGTGAGGACCAGTACCTTGTCCAAAAAGTGGAAGGAAAAATGGCATATGGTACCTCAAATTGTAGTTGATAAGAACTTTTTCCATGAAAGATCACAACGAAAACTTGAGGGTATCATCAATTATATTCTTGCTCGACATGAAGGAACAATTGAGAAATTTTCTTTGTCCGTTGAGGAAGTGAACAATTATTACAACCTGAAGTTGTGGATATGGTGGTTGTCTCAGAAGTCAATTCAGGAATTGACCCTCCTGATATGGGATGGTCGGCGCAATGAAATGCCATctggtttattttcttgtcaGCAGCTGAGGAAGTTGAACCTCCGCTATTTTGAGGTCACACCAGCTCATTCATTCAAAGGATTTCGTAATCTTGTTAGCCTTCAGTTGGACAAAGTCAAGATAGCAACTGCTTTATTGGAAAGGCTCATTGCTAGTTGCCCATTGCTTGAACGGTTGAGAGTACGAAACTTGAGTTACATTGATCATCTTCATATCAACGTCCCAACTCTCAAGTACTTTTCCGTTGATGGAGAATTCAAATCGATTTGTTTCAATACTCCAGTTCTTGAGGTATTGTCTATCAATTTGTATGAAATTGGTTCTGGGAATAACCAGTTTGATCTAAGATTCAAATTACGTGGTTTGCCACCTGCAATTAAGGAGCTTTATGTGCGATGCCAATTTCAGAAG TTCTTGGCTGCAGGGGATGCAATATTCACTGAAGTATCAACTTCTTACAGCCATCTAAGGACTCTTGGACTGGGTTCATTTTGTTTTGCGAATATGGATCAAGTCTCATGTCTCCTTTCTTTAATTGGCAGCTCCCACAACTTGGAAATACTTGATATAACT GCCTGCAACTGCAAAAATGAACAAGTACCTGAACCCGTACTAGAATTTTGGGAAGAACAgcatgatttttctttatccttgAACCATTTGCGGAAGGCAACAGTGAGGTCATTCCATGGTAAAGATCATGAGATGAGGTTTGTCAAATCTGTACTCTCCAATTCACCTTTGCTCAAGGAGATGACTGTGGAATGCACGAGGAATCCCAATTTTGATGAGGATGAAATAAGAGCAGAGTTGTTGTTTCTTTGTCCTGCCTCTACAGAGTTCACGTTCATCGGAGGTAAATACGATTCCAGCAGTGATTTGGATGAATCCTCTCCTGATAGTGATTAG